Part of the Triticum urartu cultivar G1812 chromosome 2, Tu2.1, whole genome shotgun sequence genome, ATTGAAGCGGGGTAGAATGCATAAAATGCAATACGTTCCCCACGAGAGGCGAGGAACCTTAGGTGCAGACTCGCGACCGTGCTCCCAATCTGGATCTGGATATGAGATTGAATAAAGTTATGATATCGGATCGGAGTACCAATGCATCCGTACTGACTGGCAATAGTTGAGCCGCATAAAGCAAGCAGTTCGAGACTCAATATGCCCACCTTTTTGGTGTATCTGTAGCTTTCAAATACTTAGGTATCCCAATTCACCACAGGAAGCTCCTAAATAAGGAATCGTGTAGAAGACTGATTTTAAGCTAGAATGGGTCTTTCAACTGGTGCTTGATACGTGTTACTACGACGACCAAGAATCTTCACGGAGTGGAAGTAGCAATAAGTTTGAAGCTCGTTGGCTTTGTGCAGAAGCAGTGGAATGGAAAGCAATAAATTGTTTAAGAAGAAGTAAATAGTTCAGCTTGAAACCAAAGTCCAGAGTTCTTCCTTCATGCTTGCTTCCCAGTCGATGGCCCAACTTTCACCTTCCTCATCGATTTAGTGAACGATTGATGTACAACGGGAAGAACCGCAGACGATACATCACCTTAAAAGCTACCTATACGTCCGTTTTTATATCCAAACAGAAGCCTCTATAGATGACCCGGAAGACAGACACGAGCAAACATCTCTGCACAGAAAGCAACCGGGTTCAAACAGAGATTGACTATCTCCTTTTCTTGCTCGATCCTCTGGAAATCGTTTGGAAGGTAGATTTTGCGAATAACAAGTGTGATACTGACGACGTGCTCCTAAGGCGACTGCTTAGTCGACAAACCAACACTTATACGAATCGCTAGAGCTCTCGGGTGGGATCAACTAGCTTACCCAGGCACTGTTTGCTTCAGACATGGCTACAAGGAAAGCAGCAGTATCTTAGGACACACGGGTAAGCAGATCTTAGACTTAGTACACTCAACGCCAACAAGAATTCGGCCCTCCATACATATCGACACACCCGGGGGCTCTGTTTTAAGTGCAGTGAGAAATGGGGCCATGAACAACAAGATCCAGCTTTTAAATATGACACGGGGTAGTGGGACCAGATGTATCTCATGTCCATAGTAGGGCGAGTCCAACACGCGCTCAAGTCTCCCACATAATCTCATACCTGAAGAGACGTTCATCTCCCCGGCGTGGCCGTCGTCGATCACCCCCGTAAAGCTGGAGCAAGATAGGGCCGGGGTGGGGCGCAAGCAAGCGTTTTCAGGTTCCAGCCCATCCTCCCCACGTTTCCCCTCCAGCTCCTTCATGACCTCCTTGTCTTTATCGAGAGCGAGAGGAGCAGCTTCAGTACGACGGGGATTCAGTAGCGCTACCTTGCCTTCCAATTGAGACCCCCAAAATCCCGATTTCAAAGAAAGTATCTCTCGAGTTGCTTCGGTGCCTCTCTTGCTCTGGTTTCATCAGCTCATTACCTTTAAGCTAGAGTCTGCCATGGCGAGGTCTTATTCTTCAACATAATCCAGCGGTCCAGGTGCGTGCGAAAGCGGAAACTCTTCCGGATCTTGTTTATTTGTATTTGCTCATTTCCGATTATGCTTTATTTGTAGATAGCCTTGATGATAGGCTTCGACCTCGACTTCTCCGTTTCTAAGATCCAATGGTGGAATCATTACTCCAAGGCAGGCAAAATTGACCATTTCTAAGTAAGTTCAGCTAGCGTCACCCCGAAGGGAGAAATAGATCTTCTTGTCCGGATGCAGGAAAATAAAGCAATAAGAGATCTAGCAATGACTATGGTCCATAAATCATTTCCTTGGTGGCATTTCCCAAACTTGATTTCCTTTTTATGCACCTGATACCTAATCGATAACGAAGCTGAATGGCTTTTTTCGGTCCAATTCCATCCATTTTTGTTGAGGCAATTCTGACTTGTTCATCGGGAAGTGATCTAGCTCCTGAGATATATGACATTCTTTATCCTTATCTTTTCCTGGTCTTCTCGGCTGGAATCTACAATCTACACCTCTCCAAACACAATATCTTGAGTACCCGGAGAAGTTCTCTTTGTCTTCGAGCTTTTATTCCTCAATCCACTTATTCGTTCCCTTCTTTCATATACCTCCCCACCAATAGATAGAGACAAATGGGAATAACCGAACCACGTCTACAAAATGCCAGTACCATGCAGCTGCTTCAAAGCCAACGTGATGCTTCTTGGTCAGATGACCAAGATATTGGCGAATACCACATACGATCAAGAAAAGAGTACCTATAATCACATGAAAACCATGAAAGCCAGTTGCTAAGAAAAAGGTAGAACCATAAATACTATCCGAAATAGTGGAGGGTGCTTGGTAATATTCCATTCCTTGAAAGCCAGTGGATACTAGAGCCAGTGAAACGGTTGCTACTAAAGCGTAAACTGCTCGTTTTTCCTTCCCCGCGAGTATAGCATGATGAGCCCAAGTTACGGCAGCTCCGGATGAAGGGAGAATAGGGGTATTAAGAAGAGGGATTTCCCAAGGATCTAAAACCCCAATCCCTTTTGGGGGCCAAATACCTCCGATCTCTACCGTAGGTGCCAAAGAAGAATGAGAAGAAGCCCAAAAAAAAGCAAAAAGGAACATAACCTCCGAGACTATGAAGAGAATAGAACCATATCGAGGTCCTAATTGTACAGCTTTTGTATGATGCCCTTCCAACGTGGATTCACGTAGAACATCCCGCCACCATACGAACATGGTATAAAGGAGAAATATTAGGCCCAAACTGAGAAGTGTTGCACCCCCTTGAAATGAGTGCATGTACATCACACCTCCTACGGTGGTTGCCAAAGCTCCGAGTGAACCCGAAATAGGCCATGGACTTGGATCTACCAAATGATAAGAATGCCTCTGAGATTCAATCATAAACCACTTTGCCCCGGTTGTATGTAAACCCCCCTTCACCCCCATCCCCTAAAGTGGTAAAGAAGGAGGCTCTTTTTTGTCTCATTAGGACAAACAAATAGGAAGGGATAGTTCTTTCATTGCATTGATAGAAGTGAGACTATCAAAAGATCTATCTATTATTTAGAGAAAAGAGTTGGCGTGGGTTCTACCAACGAAACGAAGAAGTTTTGGATTGGTTTTTATCATTCGGAACCCTCTCCGTATTAGTAAGAAAAACACACCCAGACTCTTACTTCAATGGTGGGAACAACCTCAGCGGCGTGAACATGAACAATCATTCTATGCAAAATTTCATGTtaggaagaataagaagaatcTCATTCATGTGTTCATGCTAACAGAAGAGCGGATCCAATACACATAAGACTTTTTGTCAGGAAATTCCTAATGTAAATGATGAATTTGGGATGTCATGCCCCACAAGTTAGTTTCCCAAGCGCTCCCTAGGAGGGCAGTCTACCACAAGATAGAGTTTGAGCCTGGAGCCAAAGCCACAACCCCTCCATTTTTGGTTTTTATCTGGAAAGAATTTCAGGAAGTCATATCGGCCAGATAAACCTCTGACGGCTCCATATTGATTTTTCCCCTGTTTTCTTTCAGAAGAAGCGGGAGCCATTTTGCATTGAAACTCGGTATCAGCAGAGTCATCTCCTGAGAAAGACTTCTTTCTTATTTATACAAGATTTCAGAGAACATAGTAAAGCCCTCAAAGCGCTAACAAAGTCGTAAGTAGAGAAGTTTTCCAAAAAGATACCTCGTTTTTCCATTAAGTGTGTGTTGTCTGATGAAGAATAACGGGGGAGCCAACTCAATAACCTAGCGGAGGAACCGTCCGGACTTGAAACAGCGGATGCAACCCTTGCATTTCGTTCTTTTGTTCTTTACTCTATTTTCGCTTTGGAACTCACTTCCTTTGGAATAAGGGCATTTTTCTTCTCTACTCGTTCCGTTGACCATCAAACAGTTTCTTAATTATGTTATGTCAAATGATGGGAAAAAGTAAGGAGTAATCAAAAAAGACTAGAACTACCCGATCCGTTGAAATACGATACGAAGGAAACGGACTTCAATCCCTCATTCTTATTGTTTGTTCTTCTGATCCCCTTGTTTTTCACTCGCTTAATTCGGAAGAGGAAAACGACAGCAGCTAAAGTGAGAAATAAACAACTGCTCGGAAAGCTTCGGTTTGAGCGTTGGTTTTGATGACAGTGAAGAAAGCTCGCCCAAAAGACGTACGTGGAACCAATGATACcaaaaaaagaatcaaatatgaGGAGAACTGGGTGCATTGGTAAACGGCTCCGCCATAGCTTGTACGACTTCTGAATCCTATTAATGGCACTCTCCGAATAAATAAGTAGATACAGGCGGACTACATACACGTGCTCTCCGAGTAGGGAAAGTGAGAAATCTACGGTCTTCCATCCGCGGATGTGACAAATCCAATCCAATTTGGTCTTGTCCCGTGGCTCGGACCCGGTCGCGTAAATGCAGCTACCACTACGACGGGATACTCTAGTTATTTACTCTGTTTCAATCCCTATTTGGCCATTCAACAGTAGCGTACGGCCTTTGGAAAGCATCTCTTCCTAGAGGGGACTCCCGCTTGTGATCTTCTTCCTTGGGTCGGAGAAAATAGAACTTACCAATTGGAAATGGAAATGCCGAATGAATTGAACCAAACTACGGAAACTGTGGTTGAGCTTGCCTGTCATCAACGAAGGATGGTTGTGAAGTTGGTGGAAGAAAGCAAACCAATGAATGCAGCTAGTCACCCCGAAAGGCGAGCCCATGTCTTTTGAGAAACTGACACAACCTATTGTGTTGACTTATCTTATACTAAGGGTCCGTCCCAGCCAACAAGGGATTTCTCAAAATTCTAGGATGAAACAGCATCATATCTCAGCTTGATTATGAGAGAGATTGAAGTGAAAGAACCCGGTTTCAGAGCGTGGAAACAGAAAAGAATGAGGTGAAAGGGCCGACCCATGCGGCCCACTTAGAATGTGCTTTGACTTCCCCAGGTTGTACA contains:
- the LOC125536227 gene encoding cytochrome c oxidase subunit 3 gives rise to the protein MGVKGGLHTTGAKWFMIESQRHSYHLVDPSPWPISGSLGALATTVGGVMYMHSFQGGATLLSLGLIFLLYTMFVWWRDVLRESTLEGHHTKAVQLGPRYGSILFIVSEVMFLFAFFWASSHSSLAPTVEIGGIWPPKGIGVLDPWEIPLLNTPILPSSGAAVTWAHHAILAGKEKRAVYALVATVSLALVSTGFQGMEYYQAPSTISDSIYGSTFFLATGFHGFHVIIGTLFLIVCGIRQYLGHLTKKHHVGFEAAAWYWHFVDVVRLFPFVSIYWWGGI